In Achromobacter spanius, the following proteins share a genomic window:
- a CDS encoding TAXI family TRAP transporter solute-binding subunit, with product MTMFKRLVLIALCLMLAACGRAPDADALRADVNTALATTYGEGLFRITDLKRRGSASDSNAPAGESRRVVYYDVELTLGRDIALGAWDQPGAASLVTLLGAGPRSITGVKSGGNQAGDRLVAHASAIYRQEGDTWKRVTPAGFKAAEAPSLDTGAPPPVTRRLLDALDQITHSVAYSASSTAQNVVQQELERSVARINGRLARLQQGYPLAGGPDGGEYVAFARALSAVARARQIRVTPLITGGGAENIALLRSGDAVVGLAQADTARLAYEGRGPFAAQGPFGSLRALGSLYPELVHIVVRDDPALRGVRDLKGKTIALGPEGSAVRATLEAVLAAHGLQAGRDYTVADTPFAASLPALNAGSVDAAAQVIGVPATPLRDALTQAQLKLLPLDPAAIKSLTAGNGDLMPLEIAAGTYPNQTAPIATVGTAALLLTTANLTRDEALVVVRAVYQTGQDLLAAGSTQGAQVSVANARRGLSVPLHDGAEEGLAGLEHAKPR from the coding sequence GTGACCATGTTCAAACGCCTTGTCCTGATCGCGCTCTGCCTGATGCTGGCCGCTTGCGGCCGCGCACCCGACGCCGATGCGCTACGTGCCGACGTCAACACCGCCCTGGCCACCACCTATGGCGAAGGTCTGTTCCGCATCACGGACCTGAAACGGCGCGGCTCCGCCTCCGACAGCAATGCGCCCGCGGGCGAAAGCCGTCGCGTGGTGTATTACGACGTCGAACTGACCTTGGGGCGCGACATCGCGCTGGGCGCCTGGGACCAACCCGGCGCCGCGTCGCTGGTGACATTGCTGGGTGCGGGTCCCCGCAGCATCACTGGCGTGAAATCTGGCGGGAACCAGGCAGGCGACCGCCTGGTGGCGCACGCCAGCGCCATCTATCGCCAAGAGGGCGACACCTGGAAACGCGTTACGCCGGCGGGATTCAAGGCCGCCGAAGCGCCGTCGCTGGATACCGGCGCCCCGCCCCCCGTCACCCGGCGATTGCTGGACGCGCTGGACCAGATCACCCATTCCGTCGCCTATAGCGCGTCAAGCACGGCACAGAATGTCGTGCAGCAGGAACTTGAGCGGTCGGTCGCGCGCATCAACGGCCGGTTGGCGCGCCTGCAACAAGGCTACCCGCTGGCGGGCGGCCCCGATGGTGGCGAATACGTGGCGTTCGCGCGCGCCCTCAGCGCCGTGGCGCGCGCCCGCCAGATCCGTGTAACACCGCTTATTACTGGCGGCGGCGCCGAGAACATCGCGCTGCTGCGCAGTGGCGACGCCGTGGTGGGGTTGGCGCAAGCCGACACCGCGCGCCTGGCCTATGAAGGCCGTGGCCCATTCGCCGCGCAGGGGCCCTTCGGCAGCCTGCGCGCGCTGGGCAGCCTGTATCCGGAACTGGTTCACATCGTGGTGCGCGACGACCCCGCATTGCGGGGCGTGCGTGATCTGAAGGGCAAGACCATTGCGTTGGGGCCGGAAGGCTCCGCCGTGCGCGCCACATTGGAGGCCGTGCTGGCCGCCCACGGGTTGCAAGCGGGCCGCGATTACACGGTGGCCGACACCCCGTTCGCCGCGTCATTACCTGCGCTGAACGCCGGCTCGGTGGATGCGGCGGCTCAAGTGATCGGCGTGCCCGCCACGCCGCTGCGCGATGCGCTGACCCAGGCCCAGTTGAAACTGCTGCCCCTGGACCCTGCCGCCATCAAATCGCTGACGGCCGGCAACGGCGACCTGATGCCGTTGGAAATCGCGGCAGGCACGTATCCCAACCAGACCGCGCCCATCGCCACCGTCGGCACGGCGGCGCTGTTGCTCACCACGGCAAACCTGACCCGCGACGAAGCGCTGGTGGTGGTGCGCGCCGTCTATCAAACCGGCCAGGACCTGCTGGCTGCCGGCTCGACCCAAGGCGCGCAGGTGTCGGTCGCCAATGCGCGACGCGGCCTGAGCGTGCCGCTGCACGACGGCGCCGAGGAAGGTTTGGCGGGGTTGGAGCACGCCAAGCCGCGCTGA
- a CDS encoding YaiI/YqxD family protein, which yields MHIWVDADACPVVIKDILFRAAQRWQVPLTLVANQALFTPPSPLIRAVQVPRGFDVADAHIVERAEPGDLVITADIPLAAEVLAKGAMALNPRGERYSPETIRERLTVRDMMEELRAAGIDTGGPPSFSQADRKAFANQLDTLLARLNKK from the coding sequence ATGCACATCTGGGTCGATGCGGACGCCTGCCCCGTAGTCATCAAAGACATTTTGTTCCGCGCGGCGCAGCGCTGGCAGGTGCCGTTGACCTTGGTGGCCAACCAGGCGCTATTCACGCCCCCTTCGCCGCTGATCCGCGCGGTGCAGGTGCCACGCGGCTTCGACGTAGCCGACGCGCACATCGTCGAACGCGCGGAACCCGGCGACCTTGTCATTACCGCCGACATTCCGCTGGCCGCCGAAGTGCTGGCCAAAGGCGCGATGGCGCTCAACCCGCGAGGCGAGCGCTATTCACCTGAAACCATCCGGGAAAGGCTGACGGTGCGCGACATGATGGAAGAACTGCGAGCCGCCGGCATCGATACGGGCGGCCCGCCCTCGTTCAGCCAGGCCGACCGCAAGGCGTTCGCCAATCAGCTGGATACGCTGCTGGCGCGTCTCAATAAAAAGTGA
- a CDS encoding tellurite resistance TerB family protein — protein sequence MYAHTNTMLIIIVTGVAMMLVGFGFRDRNIGMGLMGVGLITAIGTILYKAYITFY from the coding sequence ATGTATGCCCACACCAACACCATGTTGATCATCATCGTCACGGGCGTGGCGATGATGCTGGTCGGTTTCGGTTTTCGCGACCGCAATATCGGGATGGGATTGATGGGCGTTGGCCTGATCACGGCCATCGGCACCATCTTGTACAAGGCCTACATCACTTTTTATTGA
- the dnaQ gene encoding DNA polymerase III subunit epsilon → MRQIIFDTETTGLDPAQGHRIVEIGCVELVNRMPTGNNLHIYLNPDRDSDPEALAVHGLTTEFLSDKPRFAEVADKFVEFIQGAELIAHNAAFDVKFFNAELAKTGRGPISEFCETITDSLLHARSLFPGKRNSLDALCDRFGISNAHRTLHGALLDSQLLAEVWLAMTRGQDALLIDVDDNDGAGSDGIVLAKFDASGLIVLKASDEELTEHDAYLAALDKSVGGECVWRKLDAPVTAT, encoded by the coding sequence ATGCGCCAGATCATCTTTGACACGGAAACCACCGGACTGGACCCCGCACAGGGTCACCGCATCGTTGAGATCGGCTGCGTGGAACTGGTCAACCGGATGCCCACGGGCAATAACCTGCACATCTACCTGAACCCGGACCGCGACAGCGACCCCGAGGCCTTGGCCGTGCACGGGCTGACAACGGAGTTCCTGTCCGACAAGCCGCGCTTTGCCGAGGTGGCGGACAAGTTCGTCGAATTCATCCAGGGCGCCGAACTGATCGCGCACAACGCCGCGTTCGATGTGAAGTTCTTCAACGCCGAACTGGCGAAGACGGGCCGGGGTCCGATCTCGGAATTCTGCGAAACCATCACCGATTCGCTGTTGCACGCCCGTTCGTTGTTCCCGGGCAAGCGCAACTCGCTGGACGCCCTGTGCGACCGCTTCGGCATTTCGAACGCGCACCGCACGCTGCACGGCGCATTGCTTGACTCGCAATTGCTGGCGGAAGTGTGGCTGGCCATGACGCGCGGCCAGGACGCGCTGCTGATCGATGTTGACGACAACGACGGCGCGGGCAGCGACGGCATCGTGTTGGCGAAGTTTGACGCTTCGGGTCTGATCGTACTGAAGGCCAGCGATGAAGAGCTGACCGAGCATGACGCCTATCTGGCTGCGCTGGACAAGTCGGTGGGCGGCGAGTGCGTGTGGCGCAAGCTGGATGCGCCGGTGACTGCGACGTAA
- a CDS encoding efflux RND transporter permease subunit, with the protein MRISETCIKRPVFASVLSLIIVLIGLISYSRLTVREYPKIDEPIVSVDTTYKGASPEVIESQVTKPLEDQLAGIEGVNVMTSRSRSERSLINIKFNLSRDPDAAAAEVRDKVSRARRFLPDEIDEPIIGKVEADSQPIIYIAVESGSYSAIQTSDYINRYIKTRLSVLPGAAEVRVFGERLPSMRIYVDRDKLAAYGLTVQDVEAALRSQNVEIPAGRIESRAREFSVVSSTDLQTPAQFEDVIVANVKGYPVRLRDVSNVEIGAASDRILSRFNGKPAINIGVTRQSTANPLELSTAARQEVARLNETLPAGMKLNIAYDSSVFIERSIDSVFHTIGEAIVLVVLVIFFFLRNLRASIIPIVTIPVSLVGACALMYFFGFSINTLTLLAMVLAIGLVVDDAIVVLENIYRHIEDGMPRKEAALRGSKEIGFAVVAMTMTLVTVYAPLAFATGRTGRLFIEFALALAGAVLVSGFVALTLTPMMCSVLLRHQSNHNRWYNLIEGWLNGMSNGYRRLLGASLRHRWLVVVIGAAVAGGSGVLFSVVKSELAPVEDRGVVFGIVNSPEGATLNYTLDSMLGIEKFYSQISEASGSQVTVGFPTVTDGTAILRLKPWEERTRKQQEITQQLQPQFASLPGVRAFPTNPPSLGQSARSKPVEFIIMSQASYEELARLTEVFLTELRKYPGLLNLDTDLRLNTPELRVRVDRDKMADVGANVDTVGRTLESMLGGRQVTRYKDEGEQYDVIVQVTPRDRANPTDISGIYVRARDGSMVQLDNLLGVHEGVSPQSLNHFNRLRAVKIDAAVAPGYALGEVLTHMHQVARDVLPNTIITDLDGQSREFRDSSGSIYLVFGMALAFIYLVLAAQFESWRNPFIIMLSVPLSMTGALLALWLTGGTLSIYSQIGLITLVGLITKHGILIVEFTNQLRDEGKELFTAVIEASVLRLRPILMTTGAMVLGTVPLALSTGAGAESRQQIGWVLVGGLLLGTLLTLFVVPVAYTLIATARKKPGHAGSAEHPPAHPPGAHTPPSSANAASE; encoded by the coding sequence ATGCGTATCTCGGAAACCTGCATCAAGCGGCCGGTGTTTGCGTCGGTTCTGTCGCTGATCATTGTCCTGATTGGACTGATCTCGTATTCGCGCCTGACGGTGCGCGAATATCCGAAGATCGACGAACCCATTGTCTCGGTGGATACGACCTACAAGGGCGCCTCGCCCGAGGTGATCGAGTCCCAGGTGACCAAGCCGCTGGAAGACCAGTTGGCCGGCATCGAGGGCGTGAACGTGATGACCTCGCGCAGCCGTTCCGAGCGCAGCCTGATCAACATCAAGTTCAACCTGTCACGCGACCCGGACGCGGCGGCGGCCGAAGTGCGCGACAAAGTCTCACGCGCGCGGCGCTTTTTGCCCGATGAGATCGACGAGCCCATCATCGGCAAGGTTGAAGCCGATTCCCAGCCCATCATCTACATCGCGGTGGAGTCGGGGTCGTACTCGGCGATCCAGACGTCCGACTACATCAATCGCTATATCAAGACCCGGCTGTCCGTCTTGCCCGGCGCGGCGGAAGTGCGTGTGTTCGGCGAACGCCTGCCGTCCATGCGCATCTACGTTGACCGCGACAAGCTGGCCGCGTACGGCTTGACCGTGCAGGACGTAGAGGCCGCGCTGCGCAGCCAGAACGTGGAGATTCCGGCCGGCCGCATCGAATCGCGGGCCCGCGAGTTTTCCGTGGTGTCGTCCACCGACCTGCAAACGCCCGCGCAGTTTGAAGACGTGATCGTGGCGAACGTGAAGGGCTACCCGGTGCGCCTGCGCGATGTCTCCAATGTGGAGATCGGCGCGGCCAGCGACCGCATCCTTTCGCGCTTTAACGGCAAGCCCGCCATCAACATCGGTGTCACGCGGCAATCCACCGCCAACCCGCTGGAACTGTCCACGGCGGCGCGCCAGGAAGTCGCGCGGCTGAACGAAACGCTGCCGGCGGGCATGAAGCTGAACATCGCGTATGACTCGTCGGTGTTCATCGAGCGCTCCATTGATTCCGTGTTCCACACCATCGGCGAGGCCATCGTCCTGGTGGTGCTGGTGATCTTTTTCTTTTTGCGCAACCTGCGCGCCAGCATCATCCCCATCGTCACGATCCCCGTGTCGCTGGTCGGGGCGTGTGCGCTGATGTACTTCTTCGGCTTTTCGATCAACACGCTGACCCTGCTGGCCATGGTGCTGGCGATCGGGCTGGTGGTGGATGACGCCATCGTGGTGCTGGAGAACATCTACCGGCATATCGAAGACGGCATGCCGCGCAAGGAAGCGGCGCTGCGAGGGTCCAAGGAAATCGGCTTCGCGGTGGTGGCCATGACGATGACGCTGGTGACGGTGTACGCGCCACTTGCCTTCGCCACGGGCCGCACCGGTCGTTTGTTCATTGAATTTGCGCTGGCGCTGGCCGGTGCGGTGCTGGTGTCGGGTTTCGTGGCCCTGACGCTGACGCCCATGATGTGCTCGGTGCTGCTGCGCCATCAAAGCAATCACAACCGCTGGTACAACCTGATCGAAGGCTGGCTCAACGGCATGAGCAACGGCTATCGCCGCCTGCTGGGCGCATCGCTGCGTCATCGTTGGCTGGTGGTGGTGATAGGCGCGGCGGTGGCGGGGGGCAGTGGCGTACTGTTCTCGGTGGTGAAAAGCGAACTGGCGCCGGTCGAAGACCGGGGCGTGGTGTTCGGCATCGTCAATTCGCCGGAAGGCGCGACGCTGAACTACACGCTGGACAGCATGCTGGGTATCGAGAAGTTCTATTCACAGATTTCCGAGGCCAGCGGCAGCCAGGTCACGGTGGGCTTTCCCACCGTGACGGACGGCACCGCCATTCTGCGCCTGAAGCCGTGGGAAGAGCGCACCCGCAAGCAGCAGGAAATCACCCAGCAGTTGCAGCCGCAGTTTGCGTCCCTGCCTGGCGTGCGTGCGTTTCCCACCAACCCGCCGTCGCTGGGCCAGTCCGCCCGGTCCAAGCCGGTGGAATTCATCATCATGAGCCAGGCGTCGTACGAAGAGCTGGCGCGTCTGACCGAGGTCTTCCTGACCGAGCTGCGCAAGTATCCCGGTTTGCTCAACCTGGATACGGATCTGCGCTTGAACACGCCCGAATTGCGGGTGCGCGTGGACCGCGACAAGATGGCCGACGTGGGCGCCAACGTGGACACCGTGGGCCGCACGCTGGAGTCCATGCTGGGCGGGCGCCAGGTCACGCGCTACAAGGACGAGGGCGAGCAGTACGACGTGATCGTCCAGGTGACGCCGCGCGACCGCGCCAACCCCACCGATATTTCCGGCATCTACGTGCGGGCGCGCGACGGCAGCATGGTGCAGCTGGACAACCTGCTGGGCGTGCATGAAGGCGTGTCGCCGCAGTCGCTGAACCACTTCAACCGCCTGCGCGCGGTCAAAATTGATGCGGCGGTCGCGCCGGGTTACGCGCTGGGCGAGGTGCTGACGCACATGCATCAGGTGGCGCGTGACGTACTGCCCAACACCATCATCACGGACCTGGACGGCCAGTCGCGCGAGTTCCGCGATTCATCGGGCAGCATCTATCTGGTCTTCGGCATGGCGCTGGCCTTCATCTACCTGGTGCTGGCCGCGCAGTTCGAAAGCTGGCGCAACCCCTTCATCATCATGTTGTCGGTGCCGCTGTCCATGACGGGGGCGCTCCTGGCGCTGTGGCTGACGGGCGGCACGCTGTCGATCTACAGCCAGATCGGCCTGATCACGCTGGTGGGCTTGATTACCAAGCACGGCATCCTGATCGTGGAATTCACCAACCAGTTGCGGGACGAAGGCAAAGAGCTTTTCACCGCCGTGATCGAGGCCAGCGTGCTGCGGCTGCGCCCGATCTTGATGACGACGGGGGCGATGGTGCTGGGCACCGTGCCGCTGGCCTTGTCCACGGGGGCGGGGGCGGAATCGCGCCAGCAGATCGGCTGGGTGCTGGTGGGAGGGCTGTTGCTGGGTACACTACTGACCTTGTTCGTCGTGCCGGTGGCCTATACGCTGATTGCCACCGCACGCAAGAAACCCGGCCACGCCGGTAGCGCGGAGCACCCGCCGGCTCACCCGCCGGGCGCCCACACGCCGCCGTCGTCGGCCAATGCAGCGTCGGAATAA
- a CDS encoding efflux RND transporter periplasmic adaptor subunit encodes MKKAVLLAAVAAGLAAGAALGVFVPRWLAPGATPPAQSTARPVATPAAPVRVEVATVKEIPFARGLSAVGSLRSDESVVLRPEVVGRIQAIEFKEGQPVARGQVLVRLDDSVPRAELAQARANLTLAQSHYRRAVELQGKGFVSQQARDESASTLKVQEAAVALAQARLDKMTISAPFAGIVGLRSVSVGDYVNQGQDLAPLEAIDPLKVDFRVPEMYLSKVRVGQQLTLRLDALPGQERQGQVYAVSPLVDAGGRSILLRATVANSDAVLRPGMFARVQLLFNQDKALVAPEAALSPSGETQYVYRVKDGKAERREVTIGERREGRVEILTGVAAGDQLVVAGIQRVTDGAAVNVVGGGS; translated from the coding sequence ATGAAAAAAGCTGTACTGCTGGCCGCCGTCGCGGCCGGGTTGGCCGCGGGGGCCGCATTGGGCGTTTTCGTGCCGCGGTGGCTAGCGCCCGGCGCAACGCCTCCCGCTCAGAGCACCGCCCGGCCGGTTGCGACGCCTGCCGCTCCCGTTCGGGTCGAGGTTGCCACCGTCAAGGAAATTCCGTTCGCGCGCGGCCTGTCCGCCGTGGGCAGCTTGCGTTCGGATGAATCCGTCGTGCTGCGGCCGGAAGTGGTGGGGCGGATCCAAGCCATTGAATTCAAGGAAGGCCAGCCGGTTGCCCGGGGCCAGGTGCTGGTACGGCTGGACGATTCCGTGCCGCGCGCCGAGCTGGCGCAGGCGCGCGCCAATTTGACGCTGGCGCAAAGCCATTACCGGCGCGCCGTGGAATTGCAGGGCAAGGGTTTCGTCAGCCAGCAGGCGCGCGATGAGTCCGCCAGCACGCTGAAAGTGCAGGAAGCGGCCGTGGCGCTGGCGCAGGCGCGCCTGGACAAGATGACGATTTCGGCGCCGTTCGCCGGCATCGTGGGCTTGCGCAGCGTGTCCGTGGGCGACTACGTCAACCAGGGGCAGGACCTGGCGCCGCTGGAGGCGATCGACCCCTTGAAAGTGGACTTCCGCGTGCCGGAAATGTACTTGAGCAAGGTGCGGGTGGGCCAGCAACTGACGCTGCGCCTGGACGCGCTGCCGGGGCAGGAGCGCCAAGGGCAGGTCTATGCCGTCAGCCCGCTGGTTGACGCGGGCGGCCGGTCGATCCTGCTGCGCGCCACGGTGGCCAACAGCGACGCCGTGCTGCGCCCGGGCATGTTCGCCCGCGTGCAGTTGCTGTTCAATCAGGACAAGGCCCTGGTGGCGCCGGAAGCCGCATTGTCTCCATCGGGTGAAACGCAGTACGTTTACCGGGTCAAGGATGGCAAGGCCGAGCGGCGCGAAGTCACCATCGGCGAGCGCCGCGAAGGCCGTGTCGAAATCTTGACCGGCGTCGCGGCGGGCGACCAACTTGTGGTGGCGGGCATACAGCGCGTGACGGACGGCGCCGCCGTGAACGTCGTCGGCGGCGGCTCGTGA
- the rnhA gene encoding ribonuclease HI: MQDNKAIDQKVEMWTDGACKGNPGPGGWGVLLRAGGHEKTLHGGELQTTNNRMELMAVIEGLRALKRTCVVTIHTDSQYVMKGMTEWLVNWKRRGWMTAEKKPVKNAELWQALDEQVQRHQVSWRWVRGHTGDEGNERADQLANLGVEVARRA, encoded by the coding sequence ATGCAGGACAACAAAGCGATCGACCAGAAAGTGGAAATGTGGACCGACGGGGCCTGCAAGGGCAACCCCGGTCCGGGCGGCTGGGGCGTCTTGCTGCGCGCGGGTGGCCACGAGAAAACCCTGCATGGCGGAGAACTCCAAACCACCAACAACCGCATGGAGCTCATGGCCGTCATTGAAGGCCTGCGGGCGCTCAAGCGCACTTGCGTCGTCACGATCCACACGGACTCGCAGTACGTCATGAAAGGCATGACCGAATGGCTGGTGAACTGGAAGCGCCGCGGCTGGATGACCGCGGAGAAGAAGCCGGTCAAGAACGCCGAGCTGTGGCAGGCGCTGGACGAGCAGGTGCAACGGCACCAGGTGTCGTGGCGCTGGGTGCGCGGCCACACGGGCGACGAGGGCAACGAGCGGGCCGACCAGTTGGCGAATCTGGGCGTGGAAGTGGCTCGACGGGCCTGA
- a CDS encoding class I SAM-dependent methyltransferase, whose protein sequence is MAEETPPIVELAEWFQTPPGQYALAWERAQFDAAVADVFGYYAWQVGLADMNLLRANRMPFKGYVGTETPSAESVADWQSRVVLAEPEALPFESQSVDLLILPHAFECTQDPHNVLREVERVLVPEGRVVISGFNPWSMWGARTRMPGMEPWLPQPPSSQVSLPRLKDWFKLLSLEVEESQFGCYAPACRSEKWLQRWGFLESAGARWWSVGGAVYMVSAVKRVAGMRIIGAPWKTKPKRARAASVVVNRQADDGFDPS, encoded by the coding sequence GTGGCAGAAGAAACTCCGCCGATTGTAGAACTGGCCGAATGGTTCCAGACGCCACCGGGGCAGTACGCCCTGGCCTGGGAACGGGCGCAGTTCGACGCGGCTGTCGCGGATGTGTTTGGCTATTATGCCTGGCAGGTCGGCCTGGCCGACATGAATCTGCTGCGCGCCAATCGCATGCCTTTCAAGGGCTATGTGGGCACGGAAACCCCCTCGGCGGAAAGCGTGGCCGACTGGCAGTCGCGCGTGGTGCTGGCCGAGCCCGAGGCCCTGCCATTCGAATCCCAAAGCGTGGACCTGCTGATTCTGCCGCATGCCTTTGAGTGCACGCAGGACCCGCACAACGTCCTGCGCGAGGTCGAGCGCGTGCTGGTGCCGGAAGGGCGGGTCGTGATTTCCGGGTTCAATCCCTGGAGCATGTGGGGCGCACGCACGCGCATGCCCGGCATGGAACCCTGGCTGCCGCAACCGCCCTCGTCGCAAGTGTCGCTGCCGCGCCTGAAAGACTGGTTCAAGCTGCTGTCGCTTGAGGTCGAGGAAAGCCAGTTCGGCTGCTATGCGCCGGCTTGCCGCAGCGAAAAATGGCTCCAGCGCTGGGGCTTCCTGGAGTCGGCCGGCGCCCGCTGGTGGAGCGTGGGCGGCGCGGTGTACATGGTGTCGGCCGTCAAGCGCGTGGCCGGCATGCGTATCATCGGGGCCCCCTGGAAGACCAAGCCCAAGCGCGCACGCGCCGCTTCCGTGGTGGTCAACCGCCAGGCGGACGACGGTTTCGACCCTTCTTGA
- the gloB gene encoding hydroxyacylglutathione hydrolase, whose product MQALTAPAGGREQHAAVLPLPAFTDNYIWAIVHGENAAVVDPGEAGPVVQWLEQEGLRLRAILLTHHHGDHVGGVLELSRMADLTVYGPARESLPRCDVALAEGDRVALPELDLDLRVLDVPGHTAGHIAYTGRAAGIEPVLFCGDTLFAGGCGRLFEGTPAQMHDSLEKFSVLPPDTQVFCAHEYTLANLRWALAVDPANRTLHQWYQRAQQLRAEGLPTLPSTIGQERATNPFLRTQQVDVIRAAANWAGNNQPTPVEVFASLREWKNDFK is encoded by the coding sequence ATGCAAGCCTTGACCGCCCCCGCAGGCGGCCGCGAGCAACATGCCGCGGTCTTGCCTCTACCCGCCTTCACCGACAACTACATCTGGGCCATCGTCCATGGCGAAAACGCCGCCGTGGTGGACCCGGGCGAAGCCGGCCCGGTCGTGCAATGGCTGGAGCAGGAAGGCTTGAGGCTGCGCGCCATTCTACTCACGCACCATCACGGCGACCATGTGGGCGGTGTACTCGAATTGTCACGCATGGCGGACCTTACCGTATACGGTCCGGCGCGGGAAAGCCTGCCGCGCTGCGATGTCGCGTTGGCCGAAGGCGACCGCGTAGCCCTGCCCGAACTGGACCTGGACCTGCGCGTGCTGGACGTGCCCGGGCACACCGCCGGGCACATCGCTTACACCGGCCGGGCGGCCGGAATAGAACCCGTTCTGTTCTGTGGTGACACGCTGTTTGCCGGGGGCTGTGGTCGGCTTTTCGAGGGAACTCCCGCGCAAATGCATGATTCCTTGGAAAAATTTTCCGTTTTACCGCCAGATACACAGGTTTTTTGCGCGCACGAGTACACTCTAGCGAACTTGCGCTGGGCATTGGCTGTGGATCCCGCCAACCGCACCCTGCATCAGTGGTATCAGCGAGCCCAGCAATTACGAGCAGAAGGTCTTCCCACGCTTCCATCGACGATCGGTCAGGAACGCGCGACGAACCCGTTTTTGCGTACGCAGCAAGTGGACGTCATCCGCGCCGCAGCCAACTGGGCCGGAAACAATCAACCTACGCCGGTAGAGGTCTTTGCCTCCCTGCGTGAATGGAAGAACGACTTCAAGTGA
- a CDS encoding transglycosylase SLT domain-containing protein yields MNLSRLLLPLMLAVLAGCAGTKAPDSKNLTTNSQGRYIARDTSRTVDLTNPPSDAWDRIRRGFAIPNLNTELSQQWTDYYASHPEAVQRMAERAGKYLYFIVDEINRRGLPTELALLPFVESAYNPTALSRAQASGLWQFVPATGQHFNLKQDWWRDERRDPIASTNAALDYLEKLFEMQGDWYLALASYNWGEGSVQRAMAKNEAAGQNTDYLSLNMPSETRNYVPKLQAIKNIIADPQRYAVALPPVGNTPYFVTVQKNSDIDVEIAAKLAEMPVDEFKALNPSFNRPVIRGDHGPTLLLPADRVEIFNANLTNYKGDLSAWKIYHSRRGESYAAIAKRFGVTLAELRETNDISSRQKAASGQALLVPGEPGNAGVQLASLAAPVGALEQAPSDNKAVAPRGRAAPAPASRVASARPNVRTHKVRQGDTLFSLAKQYGTSVDALRALNNIKGSALKIGTPLRVPGTNARG; encoded by the coding sequence ATGAATCTATCCCGACTCCTTCTGCCACTCATGTTGGCAGTCCTCGCCGGTTGCGCAGGAACCAAAGCCCCCGACAGTAAAAACCTCACCACCAATTCCCAAGGGCGTTACATCGCCCGGGATACGTCCCGAACGGTTGACCTGACCAACCCGCCGAGCGACGCCTGGGACCGCATCCGCCGCGGTTTCGCCATCCCCAACCTGAACACCGAGCTCTCGCAGCAGTGGACCGATTACTACGCGTCCCACCCCGAGGCCGTTCAGCGCATGGCCGAGCGCGCGGGCAAGTACCTGTACTTCATCGTCGACGAAATCAACCGCCGTGGCCTGCCCACGGAATTGGCGCTGCTGCCCTTTGTGGAAAGCGCCTACAACCCCACCGCCCTGTCGCGCGCACAGGCGTCGGGCCTGTGGCAGTTCGTGCCGGCCACCGGCCAGCACTTCAACTTGAAGCAGGACTGGTGGCGCGACGAGCGCCGCGACCCCATCGCGTCGACCAACGCCGCCCTGGACTATCTGGAAAAGCTGTTTGAGATGCAGGGCGACTGGTATTTGGCGCTGGCGTCCTACAACTGGGGCGAAGGCTCGGTGCAGCGCGCCATGGCCAAGAACGAAGCGGCCGGCCAGAACACGGACTACCTGTCCCTGAACATGCCCAGCGAAACCCGCAACTACGTGCCCAAGTTGCAGGCCATCAAGAACATCATTGCCGACCCGCAGCGCTACGCGGTGGCGCTGCCCCCCGTGGGCAACACGCCCTACTTCGTGACGGTGCAGAAGAACAGCGACATCGACGTTGAAATCGCCGCCAAGCTGGCCGAGATGCCGGTGGACGAATTCAAGGCGCTGAACCCGTCGTTCAACCGCCCGGTCATTCGTGGCGATCACGGCCCGACCCTGCTGCTGCCGGCCGACCGCGTCGAGATCTTCAACGCCAATTTGACGAACTACAAGGGCGACCTGAGCGCCTGGAAGATCTATCACTCGCGCCGCGGGGAATCCTACGCCGCGATCGCGAAGCGCTTTGGCGTGACGCTGGCCGAACTGCGCGAAACCAACGACATCAGCTCGCGCCAGAAAGCCGCGTCAGGCCAGGCCCTGCTGGTGCCCGGCGAACCCGGCAACGCTGGCGTGCAACTGGCATCGCTGGCAGCACCGGTGGGCGCGCTGGAGCAGGCGCCGTCGGACAACAAGGCGGTTGCTCCGCGCGGCCGCGCCGCCCCGGCGCCCGCCTCCCGCGTGGCCAGCGCCCGCCCCAATGTGCGCACCCACAAGGTCCGCCAGGGTGACACGCTGTTCTCATTGGCCAAGCAGTACGGCACCTCGGTCGATGCCTTGCGTGCCCTGAACAACATCAAGGGCAGCGCCCTGAAGATCGGCACCCCTTTGCGCGTGCCGGGCACCAACGCCCGCGGCTGA